Proteins co-encoded in one Bremerella sp. TYQ1 genomic window:
- a CDS encoding sulfatase-like hydrolase/transferase, whose translation MTKLIPIISLVLTVLISSASADQGRSKQPNIILIMPDDVGVGNVSILSTDTPYPASVQETNTIHLNELALRGITCDQGYSAGNMCWPSRGALLTGSYPQRWNSRVQVPRSFPRLPRVLQELGYHTGIVGKWHNGAEKGNFPPTDWGFDEHFVTYTSHDYYETKAGPGLQWETMQQWRATQKDQATRPFAHRYAPLLDSRLSTDENKQFVTEFGYLTSAFNRRAVDFIEDNKDRPFFLYLPHSARHVPTQRPPQKYMKRFKEPGMEHVSTAMIDVVDEGIGQIQEKLQELDLLDNTIIIFMGDNGGPHWATKYLRGNKGQSYEGGIRIPFIVTWSAEFPKGWRLDAPISHIDIAPTLISAAGGTPPTEMDGRNLLDLLKGTTSASENDTLYWDNAIRKDQHDGGQVTHQWKVVLDKSGSQPQLFDLMSDPSEATNIAAKYPTILSNLLEGRSQWLERVGK comes from the coding sequence ATGACTAAGCTAATACCAATTATCAGTCTGGTTCTCACCGTCCTTATTTCATCTGCCTCAGCAGATCAAGGGCGATCAAAGCAGCCCAATATTATCTTGATCATGCCTGACGACGTGGGGGTTGGTAACGTAAGCATTCTCAGCACCGACACGCCGTATCCTGCCAGTGTGCAGGAGACGAACACAATCCACTTGAATGAACTGGCTTTGAGAGGAATTACATGTGACCAGGGCTATTCAGCAGGCAACATGTGTTGGCCATCGCGAGGGGCGCTTCTTACTGGAAGCTATCCTCAACGCTGGAACTCACGTGTCCAAGTACCTAGGTCTTTTCCTCGATTACCGAGGGTCCTCCAAGAGTTAGGGTATCACACCGGCATCGTAGGAAAGTGGCACAATGGGGCAGAGAAAGGCAATTTTCCACCGACCGATTGGGGGTTCGATGAGCACTTTGTAACCTACACGTCTCATGACTACTACGAAACAAAAGCGGGGCCAGGCTTACAATGGGAGACCATGCAGCAGTGGCGAGCGACCCAAAAAGACCAAGCGACTCGCCCATTTGCCCATCGATACGCGCCTCTTCTCGATTCCAGATTGTCTACTGACGAGAATAAGCAGTTCGTTACCGAATTCGGATATCTAACTTCGGCCTTCAATCGGCGCGCCGTGGATTTTATCGAAGACAACAAGGATCGGCCCTTTTTTCTCTACCTGCCTCACAGTGCCCGCCATGTCCCTACACAACGCCCACCCCAGAAATACATGAAGCGATTTAAAGAACCCGGGATGGAGCACGTCAGCACTGCGATGATCGATGTTGTTGATGAAGGCATCGGTCAGATCCAAGAGAAACTTCAGGAACTAGACTTACTCGATAATACGATCATCATTTTCATGGGGGACAACGGAGGCCCTCATTGGGCAACGAAATACCTCCGCGGAAACAAAGGCCAAAGCTATGAAGGAGGAATACGAATTCCGTTCATCGTTACTTGGTCCGCAGAGTTCCCAAAGGGATGGCGTTTGGATGCCCCGATTAGCCATATCGACATTGCACCAACGCTAATATCCGCGGCAGGGGGAACGCCACCAACAGAAATGGATGGTCGAAACTTACTGGATCTTCTCAAAGGAACGACATCCGCAAGCGAGAACGATACCTTGTACTGGGACAATGCCATTCGCAAAGATCAGCATGATGGTGGACAAGTCACACATCAATGGAAAGTTGTTTTGGACAAGAGTGGAAGCCAACCGCAGCTTTTTGATTTGATGTCTGATCCAAGTGAGGCCACAAACATTGCGGCAAAGTATCCGACAATTCTATCAAACCTCTTGGAAGGACGAAGCCAATGGCTTGAAAGAGTCGGAAAGTAG
- a CDS encoding DUF1501 domain-containing protein, whose translation MARKLIESGVRFVEINDRLWDSHIQHRECQEKRAWSTDQPIAELLTDLKQCGLLEDTLVLWGGKFGRTIGNMKRDGSDYDPHGLTIWMAGGGVKRRFSFGGTDETGQRAVEGRMYNHDLHATLLHLLGLDHERLTYRYAGRDFRLADVYGRVAKEILA comes from the coding sequence TTGGCACGCAAGTTGATCGAGTCCGGGGTTCGCTTCGTCGAAATCAACGACCGATTGTGGGATAGCCATATCCAACACCGCGAGTGTCAGGAAAAACGTGCGTGGTCGACTGACCAACCTATCGCTGAGCTACTAACAGACCTAAAGCAATGTGGCTTGCTCGAAGATACCCTGGTGCTATGGGGTGGTAAATTTGGACGTACTATCGGAAACATGAAGCGGGATGGCAGCGATTACGATCCTCACGGACTCACGATTTGGATGGCGGGAGGAGGAGTCAAACGACGTTTTTCGTTTGGAGGCACAGACGAGACTGGCCAGCGAGCCGTGGAAGGACGCATGTATAATCATGATCTGCACGCCACGCTTCTGCACCTGCTTGGCCTTGATCATGAGCGGCTCACCTACCGATACGCTGGAAGAGACTTTCGACTTGCGGACGTGTATGGTCGGGTTGCTAAGGAAATCCTGGCGTGA
- a CDS encoding GntP family permease, with product MIGVVIVVSLILVFRINAFIALITSAIVVSLLAPGKATEKITRVGIAFGDVAGAIGIVIAMAAVIGWCLMESGAAQRIVDSLSKLLGEKRAPAALAASGFVLSIPVFFDTVFYLVIPVIRSMWRKRQKNYVLLLTSVVAGGAVTHSMVPPTPGPLFMANELQVDLGMMILVGSITGIPMAIVGLLTCHWLDRHNTIEMRPYPGEEKREAEDKHSDLRLPPLSISLFPILLPVVLIATNAFARSVDDTPDTMLAITAIVGNPSLALLISAAMSLCLVAVYRGTSLTDLNQGVEQAVTSAGFVILITAAGGAFGAMLREAGIKDSFSSLLGEPGSVSGSVLLLSAFGVASLIKFAQGSGTVSMITTASIFASMEFSSEHLGCHPAYLACAIGSGSLVGDWMNNSGFWIFAKMGVLTTEETLRTWSILTAALGVTGILATILMSWIIPFSNS from the coding sequence GTGATCGGCGTTGTCATCGTCGTTTCATTGATCCTGGTATTTAGGATCAACGCTTTTATTGCGCTCATCACGTCGGCGATCGTGGTGAGCCTGTTAGCACCTGGCAAAGCGACTGAAAAGATCACACGTGTCGGCATCGCGTTTGGCGACGTGGCCGGGGCCATTGGAATTGTCATTGCCATGGCCGCGGTCATCGGTTGGTGCTTGATGGAAAGTGGTGCAGCGCAGCGAATCGTCGACAGTCTCAGCAAACTTCTGGGCGAGAAACGCGCCCCCGCGGCCCTTGCCGCAAGCGGCTTCGTTCTTTCCATCCCGGTGTTTTTCGACACCGTATTCTATCTGGTCATTCCCGTAATTCGATCGATGTGGCGTAAGCGACAAAAGAATTACGTATTGCTGCTTACATCCGTCGTTGCAGGCGGAGCGGTTACCCATTCGATGGTCCCTCCTACACCCGGTCCGCTTTTCATGGCGAACGAACTCCAGGTCGACCTCGGTATGATGATCTTAGTGGGTAGCATAACCGGTATTCCCATGGCGATCGTGGGACTGTTGACCTGCCATTGGCTCGATCGACATAACACAATCGAGATGCGTCCGTATCCAGGGGAGGAAAAACGGGAAGCAGAGGACAAACATTCCGATTTACGATTGCCACCGTTGAGTATTTCTCTCTTCCCGATCTTGCTGCCAGTTGTATTGATTGCAACCAACGCCTTTGCCAGATCGGTCGATGACACGCCTGATACCATGTTGGCGATCACAGCGATTGTAGGAAACCCAAGTCTGGCGCTTCTGATATCGGCTGCGATGTCGCTATGCCTTGTCGCTGTTTATAGAGGAACGTCTCTGACAGACCTAAACCAAGGGGTCGAACAGGCTGTTACCAGTGCCGGTTTTGTAATTTTGATCACTGCCGCAGGAGGGGCATTTGGAGCCATGCTGCGCGAGGCTGGAATCAAAGATAGTTTCTCCTCGCTGCTAGGTGAGCCTGGTTCGGTCTCTGGCAGTGTGTTGCTGCTATCAGCTTTTGGAGTTGCATCACTTATTAAGTTCGCTCAAGGATCCGGAACGGTGTCGATGATCACCACGGCATCAATATTCGCTTCGATGGAATTCTCTTCTGAGCACCTTGGTTGCCACCCTGCCTATCTGGCGTGTGCGATCGGCAGTGGCTCCCTCGTGGGAGACTGGATGAACAACAGTGGATTCTGGATATTCGCCAAAATGGGTGTACTTACGACGGAGGAAACACTGCGCACATGGTCGATCCTCACTGCGGCACTTGGAGTAACGGGAATCTTGGCAACGATTCTGATGTCCTGGATTATTCCCTTCAGCAATTCGTAA
- a CDS encoding SDR family oxidoreductase: protein MKDKVVLVIGGGSGIGLGIGQAFLDEGAKVILSSRSELSLKEAGTSFLSFSADTTQPDQLVRLVEYCYEHAGPIDVLVYSAGMNVPNRFFENHSAAEFKQVLAVNTTGFFHAMQAVLPGMRERKSGLVLNVVSLAGLRNMKLAGASYCASKFAQGSLGHFANLELLEEGISVTNIYPGETDTPLVDKRPSPPPAEQRAKMVHPEDIAAMAVAVAKLPARATVPEIVITPRHMPLS from the coding sequence TTGAAGGACAAAGTCGTTCTCGTAATTGGGGGAGGAAGTGGGATTGGCCTCGGAATTGGTCAGGCCTTCTTGGACGAAGGCGCCAAGGTTATTCTCTCGAGTCGGTCTGAATTGTCCCTGAAGGAAGCTGGAACTTCCTTCCTGTCATTCTCAGCCGATACCACGCAGCCGGATCAGCTTGTTCGTCTGGTCGAGTACTGCTATGAGCACGCCGGTCCGATCGACGTACTCGTCTACAGTGCTGGCATGAATGTTCCGAATCGTTTTTTTGAGAATCACAGCGCAGCCGAGTTTAAACAAGTGCTGGCCGTCAATACGACCGGCTTCTTTCATGCCATGCAAGCGGTGCTTCCTGGGATGAGAGAACGTAAGTCAGGTTTGGTTTTGAATGTTGTTTCACTTGCTGGTCTCCGGAACATGAAATTAGCAGGCGCATCTTACTGTGCATCGAAATTTGCTCAGGGCTCTTTGGGGCACTTCGCTAATTTAGAACTGTTAGAAGAAGGCATCTCAGTCACCAATATCTACCCAGGTGAAACCGACACCCCATTGGTTGATAAACGGCCCTCGCCGCCACCGGCTGAGCAGCGTGCCAAAATGGTTCACCCAGAGGACATTGCCGCCATGGCGGTCGCGGTCGCAAAACTTCCGGCCCGAGCGACCGTTCCGGAAATTGTGATTACACCACGGCACATGCCACTGAGCTAA